A region of Malaciobacter marinus DNA encodes the following proteins:
- a CDS encoding AAA family ATPase, with protein MISRIYLKDFLSFNEVDLEFDKGLVVFTGPSGAGKSVLMESILSLFAIQEAKARLGEVVLKSSIKDEDFDVNIDDEIVIKEIKKDKTRYLLNNQTISKKRLQLFSSNLIKHLSLKDKTDFESNKLLDFLDLLSKNKNKNFTKLKDDFTKTYKELTLLKKELKKLTDDELKVEELKEFAKFEIDKIESIDPKIDEYDELMDIKKKLSKKDKIEDAIKNASAIFENSHQVSNALELLEINSSFFDDAINELNNHFERFNDSLFELEELDIENVLDRIEKLSSLQKRFGSIKEAIEYKEQKKQDLQKYENLTFEKTKLENDIEKIELNVNELALQISQHRKKSVKDLEKRINHYLKFLYLSNAKIIINEKQLDSNGIDEVIFELNGVDLDTISSGEFNRLRLALLTSMSEFQIVKNGVLFLDEIDANLSGKESSAIATVLTQLAKSYQIFAISHQPQLTSSANQHFLVDKINQKSKVKVLNKEERINEISRMISGEDITKEALEFAKNLLE; from the coding sequence ATGATTAGTAGAATATACCTAAAAGATTTTTTATCTTTTAATGAAGTTGATTTAGAGTTTGATAAGGGTTTAGTAGTTTTTACTGGACCTAGTGGTGCTGGAAAATCAGTTTTAATGGAATCGATTTTATCATTATTTGCAATACAAGAAGCAAAAGCTAGACTTGGGGAAGTTGTTCTTAAAAGTTCAATTAAAGATGAAGATTTTGATGTTAATATTGATGATGAAATTGTAATAAAAGAGATAAAAAAAGACAAAACTAGATATTTATTAAACAATCAAACAATATCAAAAAAAAGACTTCAACTATTTTCTTCAAATCTAATCAAGCATCTTAGTTTAAAAGATAAAACTGATTTTGAAAGTAATAAATTATTGGACTTTTTAGATTTATTATCAAAAAATAAGAATAAAAATTTTACAAAATTAAAAGATGATTTTACAAAAACATATAAAGAATTAACTTTATTAAAAAAAGAGTTAAAAAAGTTAACTGATGATGAATTAAAAGTAGAAGAGTTAAAAGAGTTTGCAAAATTTGAGATTGATAAAATAGAATCAATTGATCCTAAAATTGATGAATATGATGAACTTATGGATATAAAAAAGAAACTTTCAAAAAAAGATAAAATTGAAGATGCCATTAAAAATGCTTCTGCTATATTTGAAAATTCTCATCAAGTTTCTAATGCATTAGAACTTTTAGAAATAAATAGTTCTTTTTTTGATGATGCAATAAATGAGCTTAATAATCATTTTGAAAGATTTAATGATTCACTATTTGAACTTGAAGAGTTAGATATAGAAAATGTGTTAGATAGAATTGAAAAACTATCTTCTTTACAAAAAAGATTTGGTTCTATTAAAGAAGCAATTGAGTATAAAGAACAAAAAAAGCAAGATTTACAAAAATATGAGAATTTAACTTTTGAAAAAACAAAACTTGAAAATGATATTGAAAAAATAGAGCTTAATGTAAATGAATTAGCTTTACAAATTAGTCAACATAGAAAAAAATCTGTAAAAGATTTAGAAAAACGAATAAATCACTATTTAAAGTTTTTATATCTTTCAAATGCAAAAATAATTATAAATGAAAAACAGTTAGATTCAAATGGTATAGATGAAGTTATATTTGAACTAAATGGTGTTGATTTAGACACTATTAGTAGTGGAGAATTCAACAGATTAAGACTTGCTTTGTTAACTTCAATGAGTGAGTTTCAAATAGTTAAAAATGGAGTGCTATTTTTAGATGAAATTGATGCAAATTTAAGTGGAAAAGAGAGCTCAGCAATTGCTACAGTGTTGACACAACTTGCAAAATCTTATCAAATATTTGCTATTTCTCATCAACCTCAGTTAACTTCAAGTGCAAATCAACACTTTTTAGTAGATAAAATTAATCAAAAATCAAAAGTTAAAGTTTTAAATAAAGAAGAAAGAATAAATGAAATTTCAAGAATGATTAGTGGTGAAGATATCACAAAAGAAGCTTTGGAATTTGCTAAAAATCTTTTAGAGTAA
- the rpsG gene encoding 30S ribosomal protein S7 gives MRRRKAPVREIMADPIYNSKVITKFINTVMLDGKKSVAEKIMYGAIANLDTRGEEAGIELFEKAIENVKPLLEVKSRRVGGATYQVPVEVRSVRRQTLALRWIVEASRKRNERTMVERLANELFEAANERGASFKKKEDMHRMAEANKAFAHYRW, from the coding sequence ATGAGAAGAAGAAAAGCTCCAGTTAGAGAAATTATGGCTGATCCTATCTACAATAGTAAAGTGATCACGAAATTCATTAATACTGTTATGTTAGATGGTAAAAAATCAGTAGCAGAAAAAATTATGTATGGTGCAATTGCAAACTTAGATACTAGAGGTGAAGAAGCTGGTATTGAACTGTTTGAAAAAGCAATTGAAAATGTTAAACCACTTTTAGAAGTTAAATCTAGAAGAGTTGGTGGAGCAACTTATCAAGTTCCTGTTGAAGTTAGATCTGTAAGAAGACAAACTTTAGCACTAAGATGGATAGTAGAAGCTTCAAGAAAAAGAAACGAAAGAACTATGGTTGAGAGATTAGCTAATGAGTTATTCGAAGCAGCGAACGAAAGAGGTGCATCATTCAAGAAGAAAGAAGACATGCATAGAATGGCAGAAGCTAACAAAGCATTTGCACACTATAGATGGTAG
- the rpsL gene encoding 30S ribosomal protein S12 has protein sequence MPTINQLIRKERKKVIKTSKSPALEKCPQRRGVCTRVYTTTPKKPNSALRKVAKVRLTTGYEVISYIGGEGHNLQEHSIVLVRGGRVKDLPGVKYHVVRGALDTAGVANRTVARSKYGTKRPKK, from the coding sequence ATGCCTACTATCAATCAATTGATTAGAAAAGAGCGAAAAAAGGTGATTAAAACATCTAAATCACCAGCATTAGAAAAATGTCCACAAAGAAGAGGGGTATGTACAAGAGTATATACTACAACTCCAAAGAAACCTAACTCGGCTTTAAGAAAAGTTGCAAAAGTTAGATTAACAACAGGTTATGAAGTAATTTCATATATCGGTGGTGAAGGTCACAACTTACAAGAACACTCTATCGTATTAGTTAGAGGGGGAAGAGTTAAGGATTTACCTGGTGTTAAGTATCACGTTGTAAGAGGTGCTTTAGATACAGCTGGTGTTGCAAACAGAACTGTTGCAAGATCTAAATATGGTACTAAAAGACCTAAGAAATAA
- a CDS encoding alpha/beta fold hydrolase produces MFFLHELMGDCRNYEAILPYLNTKDFTYYFIDLRGYGLSKELKGDYTCAEASNDIKNLITKLNLKEVNLLAHSMSTMIAQKVALIDNRIKQLILITPISAAGIKMKPQAQAKLIEKMKDNKELIEQVVQSASKRYNQQWKDYRIKMGYTSSTLEARTGYMNMYLTTDFINEVKNINIPIKIMLGHHDLPAFNKSTIKKQFEKYYNDFKIIECMEAGHYPMIECPVYFASEVEKFCKS; encoded by the coding sequence ATTTTCTTCCTACACGAACTTATGGGAGATTGTAGAAACTATGAAGCAATACTTCCATATTTAAATACAAAAGATTTCACATACTATTTTATTGATTTAAGAGGTTATGGTTTATCAAAAGAGTTAAAGGGTGACTATACTTGTGCTGAAGCTTCAAATGATATTAAGAATCTAATCACAAAATTAAACTTAAAAGAAGTAAATTTATTAGCTCATTCAATGTCTACAATGATAGCTCAAAAAGTAGCCCTAATTGATAATAGAATCAAACAACTAATTTTAATCACACCAATTTCAGCTGCTGGCATAAAAATGAAACCACAAGCCCAAGCTAAGCTAATAGAAAAAATGAAAGATAATAAAGAGCTAATTGAGCAAGTAGTACAAAGTGCAAGTAAAAGATACAACCAACAATGGAAAGATTATAGAATCAAAATGGGATATACTTCTTCAACTTTAGAAGCTAGAACTGGATATATGAATATGTATTTAACAACTGATTTTATAAATGAAGTAAAAAATATAAATATACCAATCAAAATAATGCTAGGACACCATGACTTACCAGCTTTTAATAAAAGTACCATCAAAAAACAGTTTGAAAAGTATTATAATGATTTTAAGATCATAGAGTGTATGGAAGCAGGACACTACCCAATGATAGAGTGTCCTGTTTATTTTGCTAGTGAAGTAGAGAAGTTTTGTAAAAGTTAA
- the fusA gene encoding elongation factor G yields MARKTPLRRVRNIGIAAHIDAGKTTTTERILFYTGVSHKIGEVHDGAATMDWMEQEQERGITITSAATTCFWPHPKTNEQLQINIIDTPGHVDFTIEVERSMRVLDGAVAVFCSVGGVQPQSETVWRQANKYKVPRMIFVNKMDRTGADFFNVEKQVNERLKANPVPIQIPIGAEENFHGVVDLVKMKALVWDEDAAMGSAYSVEEIPAELLEQAQEYREKMIEAAAESSEELMEKYFEEGDLSEEEIISGLKAGCLAMNITPMTCGTAFKNKGIQTLLDAVSTYLPAPTEVADIRGETQDGEAVIVPSTDEGEVAALAFKIMTDPFVGQLTFARVYRGVLESGTYVMNSTKMKKERIGRLLKMHSNNREEVSQLYAGEIGAVVGLKSTVTGDTLASDKDPVILERMEFPEPVISVAVEPKTKADQEKMGIALGKLAEEDPSFRVATDEESGQTIISGMGELHLEILVDRMKREFKVEAEVGAPQVAYRETIKNQIKNEFKYAKQSGGKGQYGHVYLDIKPLVDSEDNFKFNNAIKGGVVPKEYIPAVQKGCEEAMQGGILAGYPMVNIEVTLYDGSYHDVDSSEMAFKLAASMGFKEACRKADAQAIILEPMMKVEIETPEEYMGDVIGDVNKRRGQVQSMDDRAGVKLVTAMIPLSEMFGYSTDLRSMSQGRATYSMLFDAYQEVPKNVSEEIIKKRNG; encoded by the coding sequence ATGGCTAGAAAAACACCACTTAGAAGAGTTAGAAATATCGGTATTGCAGCGCACATTGATGCAGGTAAAACAACAACTACTGAAAGAATTTTATTCTATACAGGAGTTTCTCACAAAATTGGTGAGGTTCATGATGGTGCTGCAACTATGGACTGGATGGAACAAGAGCAAGAAAGAGGTATTACAATTACTTCTGCTGCTACAACTTGTTTTTGGCCACACCCTAAAACAAATGAGCAACTACAAATAAACATTATTGACACTCCAGGTCACGTTGACTTTACAATTGAAGTTGAAAGATCTATGAGAGTTCTTGATGGTGCAGTTGCAGTATTTTGTTCAGTAGGTGGGGTTCAACCACAATCTGAAACTGTTTGGAGACAAGCTAATAAATATAAAGTACCAAGAATGATATTCGTTAATAAAATGGATAGAACTGGTGCAGATTTTTTTAATGTTGAAAAACAAGTAAATGAAAGACTAAAAGCTAATCCTGTTCCAATTCAAATACCAATCGGTGCAGAAGAAAACTTCCATGGTGTAGTTGATTTAGTAAAAATGAAAGCTTTAGTATGGGACGAAGATGCTGCAATGGGTTCTGCTTATTCAGTAGAAGAAATTCCAGCTGAGTTATTAGAACAAGCACAAGAGTACAGAGAAAAAATGATTGAAGCAGCTGCTGAATCTTCAGAAGAATTAATGGAAAAATATTTTGAAGAAGGTGATTTAAGCGAAGAAGAGATTATTTCTGGTCTTAAAGCTGGTTGTTTAGCTATGAATATTACTCCTATGACTTGTGGTACTGCTTTTAAAAATAAAGGTATTCAAACTTTACTTGATGCAGTTTCTACATATTTACCAGCTCCAACAGAAGTTGCAGATATTAGAGGTGAAACTCAAGATGGTGAAGCAGTAATTGTTCCATCAACTGATGAGGGTGAAGTTGCAGCCTTAGCATTTAAAATTATGACTGACCCATTTGTTGGACAGTTAACTTTCGCAAGAGTTTATAGAGGTGTTTTAGAATCTGGAACATATGTAATGAACTCAACAAAAATGAAAAAAGAAAGAATCGGAAGATTACTTAAAATGCATTCAAATAATAGAGAAGAAGTTTCTCAATTATATGCTGGTGAAATCGGTGCAGTAGTTGGTCTTAAATCAACTGTTACAGGTGATACACTAGCTTCTGATAAAGATCCAGTGATCTTAGAAAGAATGGAATTCCCTGAACCAGTTATTTCTGTTGCAGTTGAGCCAAAAACTAAAGCTGACCAAGAAAAAATGGGTATTGCATTAGGTAAATTAGCAGAAGAAGATCCATCATTTAGAGTTGCAACTGATGAAGAATCTGGACAAACTATTATTTCAGGAATGGGTGAGTTACACTTAGAAATTCTTGTAGATAGAATGAAAAGAGAATTTAAAGTTGAAGCTGAAGTTGGTGCTCCACAAGTTGCTTATAGAGAAACAATTAAAAACCAAATTAAAAATGAATTTAAATATGCAAAACAATCTGGTGGTAAAGGTCAATATGGTCACGTATATTTAGATATTAAACCATTAGTTGATTCAGAAGATAACTTTAAATTCAACAACGCAATTAAAGGTGGGGTTGTACCAAAAGAGTATATTCCAGCTGTTCAAAAAGGTTGTGAGGAAGCTATGCAAGGTGGTATCCTAGCTGGTTACCCAATGGTTAATATTGAAGTAACATTATATGATGGTTCTTACCATGATGTTGACTCATCTGAAATGGCGTTTAAATTAGCTGCATCTATGGGTTTCAAAGAAGCTTGTAGAAAAGCTGATGCTCAAGCTATAATCTTAGAACCAATGATGAAAGTTGAAATTGAAACTCCTGAAGAGTATATGGGAGATGTTATCGGTGACGTTAACAAAAGAAGAGGACAAGTTCAATCAATGGATGATAGAGCTGGTGTTAAACTAGTTACTGCAATGATTCCATTATCTGAAATGTTTGGATACTCAACTGACTTAAGATCAATGTCTCAAGGTAGAGCAACTTACTCTATGTTATTTGATGCTTATCAAGAAGTTCCAAAAAATGTTTCTGAAGAAATTATTAAAAAAAGAAATGGTTAA
- a CDS encoding FkbM family methyltransferase: protein MLNLIDETYINKKDKELVEEFLYSFTKKKFILGINKYTKSIQKHVQIDGIIDDFTRVQSSRKKSIYKIDEVPKDALILSVSTGSPLEVKSVLDKKGFENINYLSFYKYSKIEKELLAKPPFITDFEDDFKNNKIEYEKVYNLLCDEKSKEIFTKVINFKISFDFDFMQGFTNNHKEQYFDKELVPNIKDIVFLDGGSYVGDTIPQIISNFPDFKKIYCIEPNNLHINIAKKNFSKYENIEFINCGLGNKKIENMTNQQLQNNCAHDYQASNINTIDNLINEKVDFIKLDIEGAEQDALIGAKNTIKENQAILAICIYHKAQDWYKIPQIVLDINPNYKIYLRHYMEGIFETVMYFIPIKN from the coding sequence ATGCTAAATCTTATTGATGAAACTTACATAAATAAAAAAGATAAAGAGCTTGTAGAAGAGTTTCTTTACTCTTTTACTAAAAAGAAATTTATTCTTGGAATTAATAAATATACAAAATCTATTCAAAAACATGTACAAATTGATGGAATAATTGATGATTTTACAAGGGTGCAAAGTTCAAGAAAAAAATCAATTTATAAAATTGATGAGGTACCAAAAGATGCACTTATTCTATCTGTATCAACAGGAAGTCCTTTAGAAGTAAAAAGTGTACTTGATAAAAAAGGTTTTGAAAATATAAATTATCTTAGCTTTTATAAATATAGTAAAATAGAAAAAGAACTCTTAGCAAAACCACCTTTTATAACTGACTTTGAGGATGATTTCAAAAATAATAAAATAGAGTATGAAAAAGTTTACAATCTACTTTGTGATGAAAAGTCAAAAGAGATTTTTACAAAAGTAATAAATTTTAAGATAAGTTTTGATTTTGATTTTATGCAAGGATTTACAAATAATCACAAAGAACAATACTTTGATAAAGAGTTAGTACCAAATATCAAAGATATAGTTTTTCTTGATGGTGGTTCATATGTGGGTGATACTATTCCTCAAATTATAAGTAATTTCCCTGATTTTAAAAAGATATATTGTATTGAACCAAATAATTTGCATATAAATATAGCAAAAAAGAATTTTTCTAAATATGAAAATATTGAGTTTATAAATTGTGGATTAGGAAATAAAAAAATAGAAAATATGACAAATCAACAACTACAAAATAACTGTGCACATGATTATCAAGCATCAAATATAAATACAATAGATAATTTGATAAATGAAAAAGTTGATTTTATAAAGCTAGATATAGAAGGTGCAGAACAAGATGCTTTAATTGGAGCAAAAAATACAATAAAAGAAAACCAAGCAATCCTTGCTATTTGTATATATCATAAAGCACAAGATTGGTATAAAATTCCTCAAATTGTACTAGATATCAATCCAAATTATAAAATTTATCTAAGACATTATATGGAAGGTATTTTTGAAACGGTTATGTATTTTATACCAATTAAAAATTAA
- a CDS encoding NAD(+)/NADH kinase — protein MGLKSTITKEKLKSKSKAGIVLRPSTPEIKDDYIKIKGYFEKQNIEIFLEKNSANMIDEEGIDLDILCDTVDFLVSIGGDGTLISVVRRTFRSGKPVLGINLGTLGFLTDVSLNELESFLQNLSDDENYRIDSRMMIKGNANLKNFFAFNDIVISRNSLSSMIKVDAKIDGKPFNSYYGDGIIISSPTGSTAYNLSVGGPLVYPLTDAFIVTPVAPHSLTQRPLVLPADFEIEFTITDNQGAMVIVDGQDIYEVEQNQSIKIQIASKKAKLLHRKERNYFEVLNEKLQWGN, from the coding sequence ATGGGTTTGAAATCAACAATTACTAAAGAAAAACTAAAATCAAAATCAAAAGCGGGAATAGTTCTAAGACCTTCTACTCCTGAAATAAAAGATGACTATATAAAAATAAAAGGATATTTTGAGAAACAAAATATTGAAATATTTTTAGAAAAAAATAGTGCTAATATGATTGATGAAGAGGGTATTGATTTAGATATTTTATGTGATACTGTAGATTTTTTAGTTTCTATTGGTGGTGATGGAACTTTAATTTCAGTTGTTAGAAGAACCTTTAGATCTGGAAAACCCGTACTTGGAATCAATCTTGGAACCTTGGGGTTTTTAACTGATGTTAGTTTAAACGAACTTGAGTCATTTTTACAAAATTTATCTGATGATGAAAACTATAGAATTGATAGTAGAATGATGATAAAAGGAAATGCAAATTTAAAAAATTTTTTTGCTTTTAATGATATTGTTATATCAAGAAATTCATTATCTTCAATGATTAAAGTAGATGCTAAAATAGATGGTAAACCTTTTAATTCTTATTATGGTGATGGAATAATTATTTCTTCTCCTACTGGCTCAACTGCTTATAATTTGTCTGTTGGTGGTCCTTTGGTTTATCCTTTAACTGATGCTTTTATTGTAACACCTGTTGCTCCACACTCATTAACTCAAAGACCATTAGTATTACCAGCAGATTTTGAAATAGAGTTTACAATTACAGACAATCAAGGAGCAATGGTAATAGTTGATGGACAAGATATATATGAAGTAGAGCAAAATCAATCAATAAAGATTCAAATTGCATCAAAAAAAGCAAAGCTTCTTCATCGAAAAGAGAGAAACTATTTTGAAGTATTAAACGAAAAATTACAATGGGGAAATTAA
- a CDS encoding MFS transporter, with the protein MMTKQLFPLALGGLGIGTTEFVIMGLLPDVANDINITIPVAGHLISAYAFGVVVGAPILVALSAKFTPKNVLISFMVLFTFFNFLSTIAPDYNTLMISRFFSGLPHGAFFGVGTVVAAKLAKEGKAAQAIASMFTGLTVANLAMVPLVTYIGHHYHWRYAFGIVSLIGIITIISLYKYLPKQKHLRTVTLKEELEFFKTIKAWHILLIVAIGFGGLFAWFSYIAPLLIHVSNFDEGNVSYLMIVAGAGMVVGNILGGNLADKKNPIKVAIFLLSSMVIALNLVFFFSSIQIVSIILTFICGALAMSIGAPINMIMLNSAKHSAMLGAAFLQAAFNVANSLGAFFGGIPLFLGFDYNYPALIGAFMALIGAILCTIFLKKYNFKG; encoded by the coding sequence ATGATGACAAAACAACTATTTCCATTAGCCTTAGGTGGACTTGGAATTGGCACAACAGAGTTCGTAATAATGGGGCTTTTACCAGATGTTGCAAATGATATAAATATAACAATACCAGTTGCTGGACATCTAATATCTGCATATGCATTTGGTGTTGTAGTTGGTGCACCAATTTTAGTTGCATTAAGTGCAAAATTTACTCCTAAAAATGTACTTATAAGTTTTATGGTTTTATTTACATTTTTTAATTTTCTATCAACTATTGCACCTGATTATAATACTTTAATGATATCAAGATTTTTTAGTGGTTTACCCCATGGTGCTTTTTTTGGTGTAGGAACTGTAGTTGCAGCTAAACTTGCAAAAGAAGGAAAAGCAGCTCAAGCAATTGCATCCATGTTCACAGGACTTACAGTTGCAAATCTTGCCATGGTACCTCTTGTTACATATATAGGGCACCATTATCATTGGAGATATGCCTTTGGTATCGTTTCTTTAATAGGAATAATTACAATAATATCTTTATATAAATATCTTCCAAAACAAAAACATTTAAGAACTGTAACATTAAAAGAGGAATTAGAGTTTTTCAAAACAATAAAAGCTTGGCATATTTTACTTATCGTTGCAATTGGTTTTGGAGGGCTATTTGCATGGTTTAGTTATATCGCACCTTTATTAATTCATGTTTCAAATTTTGATGAAGGAAATGTTTCTTATCTTATGATTGTAGCAGGTGCGGGTATGGTTGTTGGAAATATCTTAGGAGGAAATTTAGCAGATAAGAAAAATCCAATTAAAGTAGCAATATTTTTATTATCAAGTATGGTAATAGCTTTAAATTTAGTTTTCTTCTTCTCATCAATTCAAATTGTCTCTATAATATTAACATTTATTTGCGGGGCTTTAGCCATGTCTATTGGAGCGCCTATTAATATGATTATGTTAAATAGTGCAAAACATTCAGCTATGTTAGGTGCTGCTTTTTTACAAGCTGCTTTTAATGTTGCAAATTCACTTGGTGCCTTCTTTGGTGGTATTCCATTATTTTTAGGATTTGATTATAACTACCCAGCTTTAATTGGTGCATTTATGGCTTTAATTGGTGCAATTTTATGTACGATATTTTTGAAAAAATATAATTTCAAAGGATAA
- a CDS encoding ankyrin repeat domain-containing protein, with product MFNKLFKKYTREDLLEELRNSTFKDSKADSILKDVDIHYKDEFNKSYLHIVAEENLVESVKWLVSKKVAINNTDSEGDTALICAARKGATQTVRTLLQLKADPNIVNSKGRTAIQEAVKFNKKDSYVLLKERTKKLDNADEEGYTLIFDAIHSQNLDLVKDVIKLQGNSIDKKILFYPDTYLNTNVLKFLGDYIDLNITDEKGRTPLFYLVQNGALNVDSFNFAIEKGANINHIDDEGNNVLLALIQEILKINPREKETIKNLLDMIPWLIDEHVDYNHCNNNGDNALMLATKNRNIKLVETLLEYEVDPNFINDRNETALALAAIKGKSNIDLVALLLDYGARPNISDENGKTIIEKLLEVELFLRNRKKLKMKARQNINENENYKSVLEEILLNGEVNLTMLNSQGNPYFFDAVEYGNIDLVKMLVKYGADINLKNKDGYNIIYYYMSKNISFRRVAEQQNYLVMLRNIITLGADVNSRDDYGGITLHKAILDNDIQTIKVLINAGADINAVDNKGRNMVHNAMWQNKVKVFRLLYSYNKNLINKPDKFGVLPINYAAFLGYNELVIELIDSGSYVNNPYKKTHYIFNFLKKFHKNLRPLLENTRNPADHLKMKTLVENMVKEFSVKL from the coding sequence ATGTTTAATAAACTTTTTAAAAAATATACACGAGAAGATTTACTCGAAGAACTAAGAAACTCAACCTTTAAAGACTCAAAAGCCGATTCAATATTAAAAGATGTAGATATTCATTATAAAGACGAATTTAATAAATCATACCTGCATATAGTTGCAGAAGAAAATCTTGTAGAATCTGTAAAATGGCTTGTATCAAAAAAAGTTGCTATAAATAATACTGATTCAGAAGGTGACACTGCTTTAATTTGTGCAGCAAGAAAAGGTGCAACACAAACAGTGAGAACACTACTTCAATTAAAAGCAGATCCAAATATTGTAAATTCAAAAGGAAGAACTGCTATACAAGAAGCAGTGAAGTTTAATAAAAAAGATTCATATGTATTATTAAAAGAAAGAACTAAAAAATTAGACAATGCTGATGAAGAAGGATACACTTTAATTTTTGATGCAATTCATAGTCAAAATTTAGACTTAGTAAAAGATGTAATAAAACTTCAAGGTAATTCTATAGATAAGAAAATTTTATTCTATCCAGACACTTATTTAAATACAAATGTATTAAAATTTCTTGGTGATTATATAGATTTAAACATCACAGATGAAAAAGGAAGAACTCCTCTTTTTTATCTAGTTCAAAATGGTGCTTTAAATGTTGATTCTTTTAATTTTGCAATTGAAAAAGGTGCAAATATAAATCATATTGATGATGAGGGAAATAACGTTTTACTGGCATTAATTCAAGAAATACTAAAAATCAACCCAAGAGAAAAAGAGACTATAAAAAATCTACTTGATATGATTCCTTGGCTAATAGATGAGCATGTTGATTATAATCACTGCAATAATAACGGTGATAATGCCTTAATGCTTGCTACAAAAAACAGAAATATAAAATTAGTAGAAACACTATTAGAGTATGAAGTTGACCCAAACTTTATAAATGATAGAAATGAAACAGCATTAGCATTAGCTGCAATTAAAGGTAAATCAAATATTGATTTAGTTGCACTATTACTAGATTATGGTGCAAGACCTAATATTAGTGATGAAAATGGAAAAACTATCATTGAAAAACTTTTAGAAGTTGAGTTATTTTTAAGAAATAGAAAAAAACTTAAAATGAAAGCAAGGCAAAATATAAATGAAAATGAAAACTATAAATCAGTATTAGAAGAGATTTTATTAAATGGTGAAGTAAATCTTACAATGCTGAACTCACAAGGAAATCCATATTTCTTTGATGCAGTTGAATATGGAAATATTGATTTAGTTAAAATGCTAGTAAAATATGGTGCTGATATTAATCTAAAGAATAAAGATGGTTATAATATTATTTATTATTATATGTCAAAAAATATCTCATTTAGAAGAGTTGCTGAGCAACAAAACTATCTTGTAATGCTTAGAAATATAATCACTTTAGGGGCTGATGTAAACTCAAGGGATGATTATGGTGGAATAACTTTACATAAAGCTATACTTGATAATGATATTCAAACTATAAAAGTCTTAATAAATGCAGGTGCTGATATAAATGCAGTAGATAATAAAGGTAGAAATATGGTTCACAATGCAATGTGGCAAAATAAAGTAAAAGTATTTAGACTTTTATACTCATATAACAAAAACCTGATAAATAAACCTGACAAGTTTGGTGTTTTACCTATTAATTATGCAGCATTTTTAGGATATAACGAATTAGTAATTGAGCTTATTGATTCAGGATCTTATGTAAATAATCCTTATAAAAAGACACATTATATTTTCAACTTCTTGAAGAAATTTCATAAAAATTTAAGACCACTTTTAGAAAATACAAGAAACCCAGCAGATCACTTAAAAATGAAAACATTAGTAGAAAATATGGTCAAAGAGTTTAGTGTAAAGCTATAA